caaaaATAACGATTTCCTGCTGGACAAGGATTGTCCCGACTCTAGAATCTCTGAactaatttcctgctattctacacattttgccatgaggctgagagaaaatggtgccgttttaaagcaaatttcctgcaattctaaacatttctTTCATGGTTTATGACCTCTTCATACGCTATCTGGAGGGACCGACCTCCTGGGGGACCCGAAACTCGTGAGCCCCCGCCTTCCTCAATGGTTCTGGGTATGACTGGCAGATGAGTGAGTGTGATATGAAAACCAATTACTTTTAACCTTTTAAAGTGACTAAAGACTCTTTATTCCCTAGGTATCGTCAGATATCGTCACTACATTTTCAGCACCACATTGCCTCATTGTCTTTCTTTCTTCGAGGCCTTTTGGGAGGCATCGGAGTCTGCTGCTGTCAACTGAACTACCAGAGTCTTAAGTCAATGGCGGAGGGTCTGGATATTCTTCTATAACTCTCAGTTCCACTAGCATGTGAGTGAGGAGGGAAATAGCCATGGGAAACTATTTATAAATAGTACCATTTAAGAGAGATTGAGCTCAATGAAACCCTAATGATGGTATAGCACTGACGTCACTCACAGAGGGAGCACATTCTTTCCAGGCCCTGAAGCCCAGTTTGCAGATTGGTGGACTGGAGCTGTGTGGTGTGGCACCCCTCCACTCAGTTCTCTCCAGTTCTCTGAccattacagtgccttcaaaaagtattcacaccccttgactttttccacattttgttgtgttacagtctgaatttagaatggattaaatggagattttgtgtcactgggctacacacaataacccataatgtcaaagtggaattatgtttttagaaataataataataatgccatgattactgtatatatgtgATAACCTTTGTATGCTTGCAATGTGCAATGATGGAAAAATACTGGGTAATGGGGATGTAATGCTTTAGTTCTCAGGCTGAGAACTAAAGCACCTGCTGATAGTCACGCAGCCTCAAGGCCGAGATAGTAGAGTGAGAAACCACAGTCTAGACACGTTTTTCTCATCTTAGATACTTTGTATCTAATCCAATGCAACAATGTCAAGGAATGATTGACAGTAGGTTGTCCACACCAACTAAGTACTGTATAAAGAGTGTTGTCTCCTGTTTCGCCACATATATATTTTCTATAGACTACTGAGGTACTCTGTATGTGAATCTCTGTCTGCAATTTCATGTTATTACTAAAGAGTTTTATACCAAGGTTCCTGTGTATGTGTCATCTATCTGGAAGACTAATTGTTGAAGGAAACGTACATCACCCCATGCAAAGGACCACCCAacaggactcatgccaaatcttttcagtctcctgaaggggaataggctttgtcgtgctctattcacgactgtcttggtgtgtttggaccatgatagtttgttggtgatgtggacaccaaggaacttgaagctctgaacctgctccactacagccccattgatgagaatgggggcgtgcttggtcctcctttccctgtagtccacaataatctattttgtcttgatcacgttgagggagaggttgttgtcctggcaccacaggaCCAAGTCTccgacctcctccctacaggctgtctcatcgttgtcagtgatcaggcctaccactgttgtgtcgtcggcaaacttaatgatggtgttggactcGTACCTGGCCATGctttcatgggtgaacagggagtacaggaggggattgagcacacacccctgaggggccccagtgttgaggatcagtgtggcagatgtgttgttgcctacccttaccacctgggggcggccatcaggaagtccaggatccagttgcagagggaggtgtttgtccttgggtccttagcttagtgatgagctttgagggcactatggtgttgaacgctgagctgtagtcaatgaatagcattcacacgtaggtgttccttttgtccaggtgggagtgcggtgtgaagtgcaatagagattgcatcatctgtggatctgttggggtggtatgcaaattggagtgggactagggtttctgggataatggtgttgatgtgaaccatgacctgcctttcaaagcacttcatggctacagacatgagtgctacgggtcggtagtcatctAGGCAGGTCACCTTTgaattcttgggcacagggactatggtggtctgcttgagacatgttggtattacagacccggacagggagaggttgaaaatgtcagtgaagacacttgccagttggtcaacgcatgctgacacgtcctggtaatccatctggcacCGAGGCCtggtgaatgttgacttgtttataGGTCTTACAcatatcggctacggagagcgtgatcacacagtcgtccggaacagatctcatgcatgcttcagtgttgcttacctcgaagcgagcatagaagtaatttagctcgtctggtaggttcgtgtcactgggcagctcgcagctgtgcttccctttgtagtctgtaatagcttGCACGCCGTGCCACATCCAACAAgcattggagccggtgtagtacgagtcccactccttgaaagtgacagctctaccctttagctcagtgtggatgttgcctgtaatctatggcttctggttggggtatgtacgtacggtcactgtggagactacgtcattgatgcacttattgatgaagccagtgactgatgtggtgtaatcCTCAATGCCgttggaagaatcccagaacatatttcagtcttgctagcaaaacagtcctgtagcttatcaTCTGTGTCATCTGACAACTTCTTtattgaccaagtcactggtacttcctgctttagtttttcttgtaagcaggaatcaggaggatacaactatggtcagatttgccaaatggagggcaagggagagttttgtatgtgtctctgtgtgtggagtaaagatggtctagagtttttttcccctctggttgcacatttaacatgctggtagaaattaggaaaaaatgatttaaatttccctgcattaaagtccccggccactaggagcaccacctctggatgtgcgttttcctgtttgcgtatgtacttatacagctcattgagtgcggacttagtgccagcatcggtttttggtggtaaatagacagctacgaaaaatatatatgaaagctctcttggtaaatagtgtggtctacagcttattatgagatactctacctcaggctagcaaaaccttgagacttccttaatataaCATTTTGTGTGCCAGCTGCTGTTAACAAACATACACAGACTGctaccccttgtcttaccggaggcagctgttctatcttgccgatgcagtgtaaaacccgccagctgtatttGATCCATGTAGtccttcagccacgactctgaaacataagatattgcagtttttaatgtcctgttggtaggatattcatAATCATAGCTCGTCTactttgttatccaatgattgtacgttggctaataggactgatggtagagtcAGATTACCCACTCACCGTCGGATCCTTACAATGCACCCCGACCTACGTCTCCGATACCTCCGTCTCCTTCTCCTGTGAATGACGGTGATGTTGGCCTTGTCGGGTGCCTGAAGTAAATCCTTCTCATCTGACTctttaaagaaaaaatctttgtccagtacgaggtgagtaatcgctgtcctgatatccagaatctCTTTTTGGTCAGAGATTGTGGCAGAAacgttatgtacaaaataagttataaataacttgttttaataataataataataaaaatattacaaaacatgcttcctgtttgcaataaagcaCTACTGTACaattgcaaaaaatgtggcaaagaaattaactttatgtcctgaatacaaagcgttatgtctggggtcaaatccaacacaacacatcactgagtaccactcttcatatggtagtggctgcatcatgttacggCTATgattgtcattggcaaggactaggaaTTTTTgggggataaaaagaaacagaatagagctaagcacaggcaaaatcccagaggacaagttggttcagtctgctttcaaccctgtctgtttagcaatgatcaaaaaccaacttgacagagcttgaagaattttctaAATAgtcatgtgcaaatattgtacaatccaggtgtgcaaagttcttaGAAACGTACCTAGAAAGACTCTCtgttgtaatcgctgccgaaggtgatTCTAACAAGTATTGAATCAGGGATGTGAATActgtacttatgtaaattagatatttctgtatttatttttcaagaatgttttcactttgttattatggggtattgtgtatagatgggtgagattttgaattcaggctgtaactaaatgtggaattaagtcaaggggtatgaatactttctgaatgcactgtaaaacaaataattaaaaggctgccagtaagttactgtaaaaaaaaagtaCAGTACGTTACTGTAAATTCCAGAAAAACTTTGGTTTAACAGTACATTACTGACTGTGATCAAACCTTCCTGACCACCTTTGAAGGTAGTCAGGCACTCATTGTGTCTGGATATCAATCAATTGTAAACAGATCTGGATGGTCAAACCATTTAAATCAATATACCAGCCTCTAAAATCCTTGACAAGTTGCACCATTGATTTATGGCATCAGTAATTgtctttaaaataaataaatattattttaatTTGCATACAGAGAGGCGCCAGCTAATCTGGTCACAGTGTGTACACAGTGGATGGATAACACACATTTTAATAGAATGTGTAGACGCAACAACCCTTGATCAGATAGTGATTGGATCACAAAACTCACGTTAGCGGATAGTGTAAACAAGGCTGTGTGCATCCTGATCCTGGACCTCAAAGCAAGCTGAGAACGCCAATGTCTGTTATTTGCCTGCATTGGCAGCAAGCGTCAACTGACAGGAAGTCACTTCTACCCAGCGGCACTCATGGGAAATAGAAGAGAGACATTGTGTGACTTTTCCCAGCAAGCAGCTTCCTGCCATTGAAGTGAAAATATGAGTTTCCCAAGAAAAAGCATTTAGCCTAAGCATTTAGCATTACTGACGGGTAGAACTTCTGTTGCATTGTTCTTAGAAATGTGTATTTATTGTCCAGGGATAGAAATAAGAAGAGTTGAAGTTGACATAGTTCATTGCCTTTTGAGTTTATTAATGAATGGCTAGCAGCAGGAGAACACGACACAGAGTGGGTGTGTTATCAGCCAGGGCTTTGGTCTGATGGTAGCTGAGTGTTCTTCTCCCAGTGTGTGTCTAATGTGTAAGTAAACTATAGGGATCACTCTGAGGCCCAGCTGCAGTAGactgtcaatatgccttgtctttTTGGTACTCCATCAAATTGCGCTGGAGACCTTCGGAAGAGACATGGCTTCACAGCACATTCTTCTGATAAACAGAGAAATGTCGGGATTTCGAAAATCTGCTGCCAGTGCAGATTTATCTCTGGGTCCAAAGGAAGATAAGGGTAAGAGGAGAGACTTGTagaaacaaaaacataaaatgtATGCATTGTCAGTTCAAAACAAAAGGTTGTGTTCAACCCAAAATACAGACAGCCTTTTGACATGGGCAATAAGGGGTAGTCCACACTGCAGAGCAACACTTTAAAACTGAATCAATGCTGCACTCTAGTGGTCATATAATTTAACACGGTAACCCATGATTAGAGTTTTACAAGTGGTAGAACTCTCTTCTCTCACAGGGGTCAGTTTAGTGCTGAAATGGCATAGAGTAGACCTACTCCTTTTTTGAAATAATTGATTGTACTTAACTTTATCCAAATTCAGCTGTGTCCCTTTGGCACTGGGGAGATCATCAAGAGATGAAACTCACTTTTTCCAAAAGTATCATCTACATTTCAGTTTATATGTGGCAGTGACTCTTAACTCGCCAATCTGGTGCTGGCCAGCCCCTGCAGAAAGTCTTCACCCTGGATCTTGTCCAGGTTACAGATTGAAGTCTCTAGTGACCGTTCCGTACGAATGGCTTCTGAAGTTGTTGACGACATTCTGTCCTTGTTACAGCTCATGTATGCCACCTGGGAGAGACAAGGAGTCAGCAATATAACACACAACAAATAGTCAAGGGGAAAAAAGTAGGACATCATACAATCAAAACCAGagtttgtgttttattttttttaatgtatcttttcatttacattttttttgttgttgtataaaacatttttgtCCACTTTAGGCAACAGTTAGCATAAGAGTAATTATCACAGCTTTGAGATGAAGTCCAACCAAAACCTCAGTCCATCTTTTcagtcacacgcacacacctctgctcttacacacagacacatacaaacataATAATCACATAGTGGGTTGGAGCTCATTTAGTGCAGTGGTCCCAAACCTAAATCTACTCATAGGGAAGCCAAAGACGAGGACTCAACAATAGGCAGCTTTTTAGTTTCACTCACCAATTACTTAGAAGCTGGAACTGTGTCAAGGTAAGCAATGGTGTCAAATACATCTATTTGATTGAGAAGATCACCACAAGTCTTCAGAATGAATTAGAGCTGGAGACTCCTATTGAATCTTCTAGAAACGGGTGCATGATGACAGCAATGAGTCAGGTTCGAAACCACTGCATTGGTGCAACTCTTAAGCATTATCATATTGCTAACACAACAAATGAAGGCAAAAAGACATATCAGAAACCTCATGCACAGCATCGCATCCTGTGTTAGTTAGGCCCATAATACAGTACATGATACACTGGGCAAGATGGCAGCAAGCTTTAAAATAGATCAGTCAAGCGAGGATGAAGACTGTGGTGCATGATGGGTCGACACACTCACATACATAGGCCAGTAAGAACAGACACAGcacaaaaaatacatttaaaagacCAAAATATGTTATAGGATTGCATTTACATATACTGACAACCTATACAATATGTCATTCAAAGCAAGTATCATAATTTGCAGACAGTGTGCTACAGCCATTGCATCCCTGTGTCCAGAGGGCTTAATGTAACGCTTCCCTTCGCCACAGAAATGGTTGGTTTCAATGCCATTTCTGTGGATTTCTGATCAAACTTTCGATCAGAAATGTCCGTGATTCAAAGTCCATCAAGATACATGTAGTCCTTGAAATGATACATTTCTCGTAACTTCAGAAAAAGTTACACATGTTTTAACCTATCACAGCACCTTTTAGGAAATATGACTAATTGTAtgcaccccccccaccccacaacaatctcaaacacacacaaagacaatcaaacaacatgcacacacatccatacacactcAACAAAAACTAATGCAATTAAGGTTTTGTCATATCCTCTTTACATAATTTAGCAACATCACATCATTATTCTGTCGTTCTGTATTGCTACTTCAAACAGCTTTAGGCTTTCAGTTTCTTTTAAGTCttcaaattatatatatatatttcttaaatGATGCCGTAATGACTTAAAATAGCTGTGTTTCACAGAGAATCCCCCTGTAGACTCGTGACGTGAAGACTTGACAGACAAAGCAGGTCTATTTTGTCCCTTCAGCATTACATGGTCCACTTCCCATGGACTCTGACCACATGTACGATCATCTGACGTGCTAACTAAAAAACAAAGACCGCTTCCTTTCATTCATTGATTAAACAGAGACCACAGAGACCTCCGTTGTTGCTCAATATCCACAGCATCCCCATTTTTTACAAAGACACGTTGTTAAAAAGAAGTGTCATAACATCAGAAGAGTGTAATGGTCACTATTATAGGGTAAACTTGtcttttaataaataaactgtgTTTGCATGAGAGGTCTAAGGTAGGTAGACCCGGAGAGACGCTATTTAGAAAGACGAACCGGTGCAAACCTTCTGATCTTTACAAATGTTTCACCATTTTTCCTCAATGCAACGAGGGGCACATACCACCCAGTTCCTAGACAGACCACAACATGAAGATCAAACAAGCAGCTCTTTCAGCTCTGCCTTTCCCATTTCAAACACTTATACAGTACACCAAAAACAAGTATTTCCAGGATTGTTTGTTAGGTCTATTCTCAGtcgggaagggggggggggtaggtattTACTGCCAGTGGCCCTAATTTGGCTTCAAAGCTTACAGCTAAACAGCTGGACAAAGTGTACCAGACCAGTGTGACATTTACAATGCTAGCCAATTAGTCAAACTTTTTCAACACAACTGGTGTTTATTGTATCACTCAGTATACAACAGAGCACATGTTCTTCCTGACCCCACCTTCTTGTTTTAATCAAGCCACTGGAATCCTATGAATTATTCTGAAATGCTCCCTTGACCAACGTCTCCAAGAGCTAATGTTAACACTCACACCACCACACCGTCTCTTAGTGGTGCCGTGAACTAAAAACAACACTACTTAGTTCTCagttactgagttacagtccTTTCTTTCGTTAATGCCAACCAGGtaaagtcccaaatggcaccgtattccctacatagtgcactacttttgaccagagtcctatgggccctggacaaaagtagtgcactatatagggattagcgtgccatttgggacaggtcCCATGATCTCCAGCCCCGTTAGAACGAGAGCATTTCATTGACTTACAACTgaactgacagtactactgcaggGGAAAGATCTGGGTGTGCTTTCAGGATGATTTTCCCTCCTTCACTTTATTTTAATGGTCAAGCTCATTTCTTCCAAATAGATTTTTCTAGTAATGACGGTTACTAATATGAATTCTAACCTGTAACATCATAGTCATTGTCTATCCATGTAGTGTAGGCTTTATTCAGCTCAAAATGAAGCTATTGTGCAAAACATTGACAGAGGTGCTAGTACTAAACCTCAGGGGGCAGTGGTgggtacaactctccttctgtggccagGCAGGCCTCCTCCTGACACTGCCCTTCTAAGGAGCTTTGCTGGGGGCTGAATGGTAACTCCTTAGCACCCACGCCATTCTCTGAGCACAGAGCCACCGGGGGCGAAAACTCGCCCTCACCCTGCCCGCAGGTATTACCTCCATGCTCATCCCTCCCTTGCTGCTCTCCTCCCCCTGGTTCTCGCTCTACACACGCCTCCTCCTGCCCAGGCAGAGACTTGTGAAACGTCTCGTTCTCCATGGGACCTATCTGGTAGTAGAGCAGGGAGGAGGCCGGGTCTTTCAGGCCACCACAGGGGTtgtccccctccccatctccctcctggTTCTCTGTGATGCAGAGCAGGGTAGCCCCAGTGGGGAACGGGCCCTGGAGGAGGGAGATAGGGACCCCCTCCACCCCAACCCCTGTGTCCCCAGGCATCTCCCCCTGCAGGGCCCCAGGCAGAAGGCACAAAGCCTGCTCCCCCAGGCCCCCTGCTCCCCCCCTGCCCCGctgtgcctcctcctcctcctcttcctccctcatcctctcctgctcttctGCACTTTGCAGGTGGAGCACAGCGGTCTCGTTCTCACGCTCGAGGCAGGCCTGGTCAGTCAGGAGGTCCTGAGCCTCTAGGACCAtctggatctctctctcctctgtctctaacTCAGAGTCCAGGCCATTGGCCCCTGTGGACAGGTCAGGGTCTGGGGAGGGAGGCCTGGTGGAGGAAGGGGAGGCGAGCAGGTCAGACTCTGCATACTGTTCCCCCCCGACCCCTGCCTTCTGCCCCAGCAGCCTCCTCTTCTCCAGGTCCAGCTTCATGATGGTGTGCATGTAGTGTGTTCGCACGCGGAGAGGGTTGAACTCGATGCGGCCTGCCGAGTTCCCACAGCCTTCACGAGA
This window of the Oncorhynchus clarkii lewisi isolate Uvic-CL-2024 chromosome 16, UVic_Ocla_1.0, whole genome shotgun sequence genome carries:
- the LOC139368519 gene encoding cysteine/serine-rich nuclear protein 2; protein product: MEAVSSLSLKRRFEEVDSGSPYSTPKDSDDEISSSDSADSCDSLNPPSSTALTPTSILRRHKPSPGRKRVRFDVVTVYYFPRRQGFTSVPSQGGSSLGMARHHCSIRRYTLGEFVREQETSHRHALRQHLRQEKLNARKIKLTRNGTVQCAQADLLTLEDVSDDDLDVEGVEVDDCFFLQPLPTKRRRALLRASGIARIDAREKAELRTIRLSREECGCDCRFYCDPRHCGCSQAGIKCQVDRMSFPCGCSREGCGNSAGRIEFNPLRVRTHYMHTIMKLDLEKRRLLGQKAGVGGEQYAESDLLASPSSTRPPSPDPDLSTGANGLDSELETEEREIQMVLEAQDLLTDQACLERENETAVLHLQSAEEQERMREEEEEEEAQRGRGGAGGLGEQALCLLPGALQGEMPGDTGVGVEGVPISLLQGPFPTGATLLCITENQEGDGEGDNPCGGLKDPASSLLYYQIGPMENETFHKSLPGQEEACVEREPGGGEQQGRDEHGGNTCGQGEGEFSPPVALCSENGVGAKELPFSPQQSSLEGQCQEEACLATEGELYPPLPPEV